The following are encoded together in the Novipirellula galeiformis genome:
- the mgtE gene encoding magnesium transporter has product MPSSDAPTSNVAIAEDRPWEELLRLAQEGTSVELEDYVSQLSTADQCLALSRLDEAEETQVLEALKAEDAAELISHLPEVEAARMLGLLDTSTAAAIVQEMPSDEQADVLGDLSDAQAEAILDELPREEAAAVRELSSYDDDEAGGMMVREMLRFSDQMSVRDVIQDLSDHGEDYSDFDVRYAYVCDSDDRLVGVLPMQNLLFVKRAERLADLMIVNPISVQAKASLDDLVELFDAHNYLAVPVVDEEGKLQGIVHREAVDYEETRAIESDYLKSQGIVGGEELRTMPLWLRAKRRLSWLSINVFLNIGAAAVIAYFQDTLQAVIALAVFLPIISDMSGCSGNQAVAVSMRELSLGLVRPTEMLRVWWQEVSVGLINGAALGLLVAILAVLFNGNPYLGIVVGIALFTNTIIAVSIGGVVPLLLKRFGFDPAVASGPLLTTVTDMCGFFLVLGLATMMLSKLI; this is encoded by the coding sequence ATGCCTAGCTCTGATGCCCCTACTTCGAACGTCGCAATTGCAGAGGATCGTCCCTGGGAAGAATTGCTTCGTTTGGCCCAAGAGGGCACCAGCGTTGAGCTCGAAGACTATGTGTCCCAGCTTTCGACCGCGGATCAATGTTTGGCGTTGAGCCGGCTCGATGAAGCGGAAGAGACGCAGGTGCTCGAAGCCTTAAAGGCCGAGGACGCCGCCGAGCTGATCAGCCACTTGCCGGAGGTGGAGGCAGCACGAATGTTGGGGCTGCTCGATACGTCGACCGCCGCTGCCATCGTCCAAGAAATGCCGAGCGACGAGCAAGCCGACGTGCTCGGTGACCTTAGCGACGCTCAAGCCGAAGCGATCTTGGATGAGTTGCCTCGCGAGGAGGCCGCAGCGGTTCGCGAACTATCGTCCTATGACGATGACGAAGCGGGCGGAATGATGGTTCGCGAGATGCTTCGTTTCAGCGACCAGATGTCGGTTCGCGACGTGATTCAAGACCTCAGCGATCACGGCGAAGACTACAGCGATTTTGATGTTCGCTATGCCTACGTGTGCGACTCCGACGATCGGCTTGTCGGCGTGCTGCCAATGCAGAATCTGTTATTTGTCAAACGCGCTGAACGCCTCGCCGACCTGATGATCGTCAATCCGATTTCAGTGCAAGCGAAGGCCTCGTTGGATGATTTAGTCGAGTTATTTGACGCTCACAACTACCTTGCCGTCCCGGTGGTCGATGAAGAGGGGAAGCTGCAGGGGATCGTTCATCGCGAGGCGGTCGATTACGAAGAAACTCGCGCCATCGAAAGCGATTACCTGAAAAGCCAAGGGATCGTTGGCGGCGAAGAACTGCGAACGATGCCGCTCTGGTTGCGAGCGAAGCGACGTTTGAGCTGGTTGAGTATCAATGTGTTTTTGAACATCGGTGCGGCCGCGGTGATCGCCTACTTTCAAGATACCTTGCAAGCCGTGATCGCGTTGGCCGTGTTCTTGCCGATCATTAGTGACATGAGTGGTTGCAGCGGGAATCAAGCGGTCGCGGTGAGTATGCGAGAACTTTCCCTCGGTTTGGTCCGACCCACCGAAATGTTGCGTGTTTGGTGGCAGGAAGTTTCGGTTGGCTTGATCAATGGGGCGGCACTTGGCTTGCTTGTCGCGATTCTTGCCGTTCTCTTCAATGGCAATCCCTACCTTGGTATCGTGGTAGGGATCGCGCTGTTCACAAACACCATCATCGCGGTGTCGATCGGCGGCGTGGTGCCCTTGCTGTTGAAGCGGTTTGGCTTTGATCCCGCCGTGGCGAGCGGCCCGCTGCTAACGACCGTCACCGACATGTGCGGGTTCTTTCTCGTGCTGGGGCTCGCCACGATGATGCTTTCTAAACTCATTTGA
- a CDS encoding bifunctional GNAT family N-acetyltransferase/carbon-nitrogen hydrolase family protein, protein MEPLDLAEFEWKIVVRPLTLDDYDALVAMARRCFPDMEPWGRDQIESQLSLFPEGQICVEIDGKLAASSSSLILEYDPALEWHNWKAIADGGYIRNHKPKGDTLYGIEIMVDPEFRGMKLSRRLYDARKELCRQKNLSQIIIGGRIPGYHKHADKLTARQYIDSVVEKENYDPVLTAQLSNGFIVRGLTPNYLPSDTESCGFATHAIWSNIEYVPGAKRRFHHVVEPIRVCVVQYQLRAISGFDEFAQQCEFFLDTASDYKCDFVLFPELFTTQLLSCVASSRPGQAARQLADFTPQYLDLFTALSVKYDINVIGGSQFVIENGTLYNIAYLFRRDGSIGKQYKIHITPSERKWWGVNPGKSVEVFETDCGPIAIQICYDIEFPELTRIATQKGAQIIFVPYNTDTRHGYLRVRYCAQARCIENHLYVAISGCTGNLPFVENSDIHYAQSGIFTPADVEFSRDGIAAECNPNVETVIIHDLDFEQLRRHRDVGSVQNWHDRKRDLYRVVYQEDGRSHEV, encoded by the coding sequence ATGGAACCGCTTGATCTGGCTGAGTTTGAATGGAAAATTGTGGTTCGTCCGTTGACCCTCGATGATTATGACGCCCTCGTTGCAATGGCGCGGCGCTGCTTTCCCGACATGGAACCATGGGGCCGAGACCAAATTGAAAGCCAGTTGTCGCTTTTTCCCGAAGGACAAATCTGTGTGGAAATCGACGGGAAATTGGCCGCCTCTTCATCAAGTTTGATTTTGGAGTACGACCCTGCACTGGAGTGGCATAATTGGAAAGCGATCGCCGACGGAGGGTACATCCGCAATCATAAACCCAAAGGCGACACGCTGTATGGGATCGAGATCATGGTCGATCCCGAATTCCGCGGGATGAAGTTGTCGCGGCGACTCTACGACGCGCGGAAAGAATTGTGCCGCCAAAAGAATCTGTCGCAAATCATTATCGGCGGCCGAATCCCCGGCTACCACAAACACGCCGACAAATTGACCGCACGCCAGTACATCGATTCGGTGGTCGAAAAAGAGAACTACGATCCCGTGTTGACGGCCCAGCTTTCCAATGGGTTCATCGTGCGTGGATTGACGCCCAACTATTTGCCTTCGGATACCGAATCGTGTGGCTTCGCGACCCACGCCATTTGGAGCAACATCGAGTACGTGCCGGGGGCCAAACGTCGCTTCCACCACGTCGTCGAACCGATCCGAGTTTGTGTCGTTCAGTATCAATTGCGAGCGATCAGCGGATTTGACGAGTTTGCTCAGCAGTGCGAGTTCTTTCTCGATACCGCATCGGATTACAAGTGCGACTTTGTGCTGTTCCCCGAATTGTTCACAACCCAATTGCTCTCGTGTGTCGCATCGAGCCGACCTGGACAAGCGGCTCGTCAATTGGCCGACTTCACCCCTCAGTACCTCGATCTATTTACCGCGTTGTCCGTCAAGTACGACATCAACGTCATTGGTGGGTCCCAGTTCGTGATCGAAAATGGAACGCTCTACAACATCGCCTATCTGTTTCGGCGAGATGGTTCGATTGGCAAACAATACAAGATTCATATCACCCCTAGCGAACGAAAGTGGTGGGGCGTCAATCCTGGGAAATCGGTCGAGGTGTTTGAGACCGATTGCGGTCCGATCGCGATCCAGATCTGTTACGACATCGAATTCCCTGAGTTGACACGAATTGCGACTCAGAAAGGGGCCCAAATCATTTTTGTTCCCTACAACACCGACACGCGACATGGTTATTTGAGGGTGCGTTATTGTGCCCAAGCACGCTGTATCGAAAACCACCTCTACGTCGCTATCTCAGGCTGTACAGGAAACTTGCCGTTTGTCGAGAACTCGGACATCCATTACGCACAATCGGGGATCTTTACCCCCGCCGACGTGGAGTTCTCGCGTGATGGGATTGCGGCGGAATGCAATCCCAATGTCGAAACCGTGATCATTCACGACTTAGATTTCGAGCAACTTCGTCGCCACCGCGATGTCGGCTCCGTGCAAAATTGGCACGACCGTAAACGCGACCTCTACCGAGTCGTTTACCAAGAGGACGGCAGATCGCACGAGGTCTAA
- a CDS encoding carbon storage regulator, giving the protein MLVLSRKVGESVQIGSDVTLTITRLSGGRVQIGITAPREVAIRRGELGLLNSDPAPVQVVALATEVSTENSQSLTLSL; this is encoded by the coding sequence ATGTTAGTACTCAGTCGCAAGGTAGGTGAATCCGTTCAAATCGGATCGGACGTAACGCTGACGATCACCCGTCTGAGCGGTGGGCGGGTGCAAATTGGAATCACGGCCCCCCGTGAAGTTGCCATTCGCCGTGGTGAATTGGGCCTCCTCAACAGCGATCCTGCGCCGGTCCAAGTGGTCGCGTTGGCAACGGAAGTGTCGACGGAGAACTCGCAGTCGCTTACTTTGTCGCTGTAA